The Gavia stellata isolate bGavSte3 chromosome 1, bGavSte3.hap2, whole genome shotgun sequence genome has a segment encoding these proteins:
- the TMEM45A gene encoding transmembrane protein 45A: MGNFKGHALPGSFFLLFGLWWSVKYPLKYACRKNKNACYLGSRAGFQRLEFVEGIVKAVFALIGMVAEQFVPDGPHLKLYNYEEKHWDHLMNWQHATMYLFYGISGLVDIVAHGTNALPVAMDRMMLSLAVFIEGFLFCYHLHGRAMLDVHVHQLLLFAIFGAAVCIFLEVFFRGSIVLEMLRTSLCILQGSWFWQIGFVLYPPNGSPEWNQADHTNMMFLTMCYCWHYAFAFLILAVNYTIVSWAVRSKVKQSQSMEMGLLKTSERDQESEDEI, encoded by the exons ATGGGCAATTTCAAAGGGCATGCCCTCCCTGgaagctttttccttctttttggcTTGTGGTGGTCAGTGAAGTATCCGCTGAAGTACGCCTGTCGAAAAAACAAGAACGCTTGCTACCTTGGTTCCAGGGCAGGATTTCAGCGCCTGGAGTTTGTTGAGGGGATCGTCAAAGCTGTCTTTGCCCTGATTG GAATGGTGGCCGAGCAGTTTGTTCCCGACGGACCTCATCTGAAGTTGTATAATTATGAGGAAAAGCACTGGGATCACTTGATGAACTGGCAACATGCCACCATGTACCTCTTCTATGGAATTTCAGGGTTGGTTGACATAGTGGCTCACGGGACCAACGCGTTGCCCGTGGCCATGGACAGGATGATGCTTTCCTTAGCAGTGTTCATCGAAG GTTTTCTCTTTTGCTACCATCTTCATGGGAGAGCCATGCTGGATGTTCATGTTCATCAGTTATTGCTATTTGCTATTTTTGGAGCTGCTGTTTGCATATTTCTGGAAGTTTTCTTCCGCGGCAGTATTGTGCTAGAGATGCTCCGTACAAGCCTCTGCATATTACAAGGCAGCTGGTTCTGGCAG attGGTTTCGTGCTTTACCCTCCAAATGGGAGCCCAGAGTGGAATCAGGCGGATCATACTAATATGATGTTCCTGACCATGTGCTACTGCTGGCATtatgcctttgcttttcttatacTGGCAGTGAATTACACAATCGTCAGCTG GGCAGTTCGTTCAAAGGTTAAACAGTCCCAGTCCATGGAAATGGGATTACTGAAAACATCTGAACGAGATCAGGAGTCAGAAGATGAAATTTAG